A genomic region of SAR202 cluster bacterium contains the following coding sequences:
- a CDS encoding NADH-quinone oxidoreductase subunit C, with protein sequence MARELPGAAVAERIKQEHPAAVVDWSATDVWVKPDAVHAVASFLKTDQEMDFNYLVAVSAVDYVEYFEMVYHLRSLRKNHNAVLKTRLYGRNRPAVASVMDVWKGADLQEREVWDLMGIHFDGHPNMKRILLWEGFEGHPLRKDFLR encoded by the coding sequence ATGGCGAGAGAACTGCCGGGCGCAGCAGTCGCCGAGCGCATCAAGCAGGAGCACCCAGCCGCCGTCGTCGACTGGAGCGCGACCGACGTCTGGGTAAAGCCGGACGCGGTCCACGCCGTTGCAAGCTTCCTGAAGACGGACCAGGAGATGGACTTCAACTACCTGGTCGCGGTCAGCGCCGTCGACTACGTCGAGTATTTTGAGATGGTCTACCACCTCCGCTCTCTCAGAAAGAACCACAACGCCGTCCTCAAGACGCGCCTTTACGGGCGCAACCGGCCCGCCGTGGCGTCGGTGATGGACGTGTGGAAGGGCGCGGACCTGCAGGAGCGCGAGGTCTGGGACCTCATGGGCATCCACTTTGACGGTCACCCCAACATGAAGCGCATCCTCCTCTGGGAGGGCTTCGAAGGGCACCCGTTAAGGAAAGACTTCCTGAGATAG
- a CDS encoding NADH-quinone oxidoreductase subunit D yields the protein MAIRTEPITINLGPQHPSTHGVFRLRVKFDGELVLDIEPVFGYLHRGTEKLAEERTYVQIVTLTDRLDYVSSMTNNLAYVSAVEKLAGIPVPERAKYLRVICSELQRIASHMIATGFLLQELGAFATPLMYAFRERERILDLFEMLCGARVTLSYMRPGGVTQDAPREFWPALDILMRDMPMYIDELDQLISGNEIVLARTQNAGIIRPEAAINGSLSGPILRASGVKWDLRKANPYEVYDRMEFDVPIGSRGDTYDRYYIRILEMRESVKIIKQCIQQIPEGPTRTPGPFFIRPPVGDAYASVEAPKGELGFYLVSDGGISPYRCKIRAPSLINLSLLREMLVGWKMADMIIIFGSTDIVLGEVDR from the coding sequence ATGGCAATACGCACAGAGCCGATCACAATCAACCTTGGACCGCAGCACCCGAGCACGCACGGCGTGTTCAGGCTGCGCGTCAAGTTCGACGGCGAGCTGGTGCTCGATATCGAACCCGTCTTCGGCTATTTGCACAGGGGCACCGAGAAGCTGGCCGAAGAGCGCACTTACGTGCAGATCGTCACGCTGACGGACCGCCTGGACTACGTGTCCAGCATGACCAACAACCTGGCATATGTGAGCGCAGTCGAAAAGCTAGCCGGCATCCCCGTCCCGGAGCGCGCGAAGTATCTCCGCGTCATATGCTCGGAGCTTCAGCGCATCGCCAGCCACATGATCGCCACGGGCTTCCTGCTGCAGGAGCTCGGCGCGTTCGCAACGCCGCTCATGTACGCTTTCCGCGAGCGCGAGCGCATCCTGGACCTCTTTGAGATGCTCTGCGGCGCGCGCGTGACCCTGAGCTACATGCGTCCCGGCGGCGTCACCCAGGACGCGCCCAGGGAGTTCTGGCCCGCGCTGGACATCCTTATGCGCGACATGCCGATGTATATCGACGAGCTCGACCAGCTTATCTCAGGCAACGAGATCGTCCTGGCGCGCACTCAGAATGCCGGCATCATCAGGCCCGAGGCTGCGATCAACGGGTCCCTCTCAGGCCCCATCCTGCGGGCCTCCGGCGTCAAGTGGGACCTGCGAAAGGCCAACCCGTACGAGGTCTACGACCGCATGGAGTTCGATGTACCCATCGGCTCGCGCGGGGACACATACGACAGGTACTACATCCGCATCCTTGAGATGCGGGAGAGCGTCAAGATAATCAAGCAGTGTATTCAGCAGATCCCCGAGGGGCCCACGAGGACCCCGGGGCCGTTCTTCATCCGCCCGCCGGTCGGCGACGCCTACGCGTCGGTTGAAGCGCCCAAGGGCGAGCTGGGGTTCTACCTGGTTAGCGACGGCGGCATTTCTCCCTACAGGTGCAAGATACGCGCCCCGTCGCTGATCAACCTGAGCCTGCTGAGGGAAATGCTGGTGGGCTGGAAGATGGCGGACATGATCATCATCTTCGGCAGCACGGACATCGTGCTCGGCGAAGTAGACAGATAG